A genome region from Taeniopygia guttata chromosome 5, bTaeGut7.mat, whole genome shotgun sequence includes the following:
- the LOC100229618 gene encoding alpha-1-antiproteinase-like: MKMLLFLCLLLVGIHSNIYCYETYQQGVRNQNQRAQGNQNMPLQSVRNSVCRFACCFYKEISSRENNGNVFFSPLSISTAFAMLTLGARSDTLTQILRVLCFNPRQISENDIHEGYHQLMQMVNRRNGGLQLNMGNVLFVLDRLKPQERFLNDLRNFYEGEAYPMNFKKADQAQLKINEYVARRTNGKIRDLVNNLDPLTEILLISYIYFNAEWEKPFDPKYTKMSKFFADGSKVVEVPMMFGMGLFKHGYDEQLSSTVVQMDYKGGASAFFILPDRGRMRKLEKRLSCEHLSRWSTLVTKSSVNLYLPKFTLYGTYNLKDILYKMGIMDLFTDKADLSGITGQPQHRISQAIHKAVVKVDETGTEAAAATGMEIVPMSVPVTVRFDRPFLMVITMDDTILFMGKIVNPLKKN, encoded by the exons atGAAGATGTTGCTTTTCCTGTGTCTTTTACTTGTTGGAATCCATTCCAACATTTATTGCTATGAGACTTATCAACAAGGGGTAAGAAACCAGAATCAAAGAGCACAAGGAAACCAAAACATGCCATTGCAGAGTGTAAGGAACAGTGTTTGTCGATTTGCATGTTGTTTCTACAAAGAAATTTCTTCTCGTGAAAACAACggaaatgttttcttctctcctttgaGCATCTCTACTGCCTTTGCAATGCTGACTCTGGGTGCCAGATCAGACACCCTGACACAGATTCTTAGGGTCCTTTGCTTTAACCCTCGTCAGATTTCTGAAAATGACATACATGAAGGTTATCATCAACTCATGCAAATGGTAAACAGAAGGAATGGGGGGTTACAGTTGAATATGGGAAATGTTCTGTTTGTACTTGATCGACTGAAGCCAcaagaaagatttttaaatgatCTCAGAAACTTCTATGAAGGAGAAGCTTATCCTATGAACTTCAAGAAGGCTGATCAAGCCCAGCTAAAGATCAATGAATATGTGGCAAGAAGAACGAATGGAAAAATCAGGGACCTCGTAAATAACCTAGATCCACTTACTGAAATTCTCCTTATTAGCTATATCTATTTTAACG CTGAATGGGAAAAACCTTTTGATCCAAAATACACTAAAATGAGCAAATTTTTTGCGGATGGGAGCAAGGTTGTTGAAGTCCCGATGATGTTTGGAATGGGCCTGTTCAAGCATGGCTATGATGAGCAGCTGTCTTCCACTGTGGTGCAAATGGATTACAAAGGAGGtgcttcagcattttttatTCTGCCTGATAGAGGAAGAATGAGGAAGCTGGAGAAAAGATTGTCTTGTGAACATTTGTCAAGGTGGTCGACATTAGTCACAAAAAG CTCAGTAAATTTGTATCTTCCGAAATTCACGCTTTATGGGACATATAACCTAAAAGATATCTTATATAAAATGGGCATCATGGATCTATTCACGGATAAGGCTGACCTCTCTGGGATCACTGGGCAGCCTCAGCACAGAATTTCCCAG GCTATTCATAAGGCTGTGGTAAAGGTGGATGAGACTGGCACcgaagctgcagctgccacaggcATGGAAATAGTGCCTATGTCCGTTCCAGTTACTGTTAGATTCGACAGGCCCTTCCTAATGGTCATAACTATGGATGACACTATACTCTTTATGGGAAAAATTGTGAaccctctgaaaaaaaattaa